The genomic DNA CTTCAGGACCGATATTAACATTACCCTATTGCTCATATTGTTTGTTGTCTTATCTTTGTGCGGTGTTTTGGTTTCCACAATTTGTACTTGGACTGCAACACGCCGTTACCTAAAAACTCAAATAGACGAATTATATTAATTATATGCAAAAGACTACTCATAAAACAGCTCCAAAGCACCCTGATTATCCAAACTCATTTGCTTTTGGCAAAGCGAATTACCGCTGGATGTTTATTGGCCTTGCTGTAATTGTACTTGGTTTTATACTGATGTACGGCAAAGAAGATATATACGATACCCGTAAAATTATTGTTGCCCCAGTAGTTGTGTTAATTGGTTTTGCCATACAGGCATACGCCATTATGAAAAAATCTGCCGAATAAAATCTCATGAGTATTATTGAAAAAATTATTTTAGCCATCA from Bacteroidota bacterium includes the following:
- a CDS encoding DUF3098 domain-containing protein produces the protein MQKTTHKTAPKHPDYPNSFAFGKANYRWMFIGLAVIVLGFILMYGKEDIYDTRKIIVAPVVVLIGFAIQAYAIMKKSAE